From Sesamum indicum cultivar Zhongzhi No. 13 unplaced genomic scaffold, S_indicum_v1.0 scaffold00211, whole genome shotgun sequence, the proteins below share one genomic window:
- the LOC110011381 gene encoding uncharacterized protein LOC110011381 yields the protein MAPSPQSQLHDAVIDKNYEIVRRQGAKVFAGTTNLAEAEEWLRNTERVLDTIECTSEQKLRYAVSLLEKDALDWWETVPGSRSRPATLTWYDFLKEFADKYTPPVYRNCNLNPTAGQSGAVSFSGPQRGWFRGRGVDQTSRSSLVFSSRGRPTSVRSGARPGPARSFSGRSIPSSANCGRRHTGECWGVQPIVCYRCHQPGHIIRDYPTWRDNSRRPQTSEFSSVGENSQRAGTSRGRGKGGRGSGNLSMTSTGQSSQPQPQARVYAITKEQALMTPKVITGSSSICDFSAHVLIDPGSTCSFISRDFASHVHAKIEPFGHDLHVSMPAGGFVLVNTMVRSCPVVVEGVTLYADLVVIDLREFDIILGMDWLASNHALVDCQTKDVMVEVNGQMKTVIVGERKVIPNCLISAVTAFNLIKEGLCFEAVEATRDELSDP from the exons ATGGCTCCATCGCCACAATCACAACTACATGATGcagttattgataaaaattatgaaatagtaAGGAGACAGGGGGCGAAGGTATTTGCCGGTACAACTAATCTTGCTGAAGCAGAGGAATGGCTGAGAAACACGGAAAGGGTGTTGGACACGATCGAGTGTACTTCTGAGCAAAAGTTGAGGTATGCAGTGTCCTTATTGGAGAAAGATGCCTTAGATTGGTGGGAAACAGTCCCAGGGAGCAGGAGCCGACCCGCCACTTTGACTTGGTAtgactttttgaaagaatttgcagACAAATATACTCCACCAGTCTACAGAAACt GTAACCTGAATCCTACAGCGGGACAAAGTGGTGCAGTTTCCTTTAGCGGTCCGCAGAGAGGTTGGTTCAGAGGCCGAGGAGTGGATCAAACTAGCAGGTCTTCTTTAGTATTTTCGAGTAGAGGCAGGCCTACTTCGGTTAGATCTGGAGCAAGACCAGGTCCAGCCAGATCGTTTAGTGGAAGATCTATTCCCTCTTCTGCTAATTGCGGTAGGAGACACACTGGTGAATGTTGGGGAGTTCAACCAATTGTATGTTATCGTTGCCATCAACCAGGACACATTATCCGGGACTATCCTACATGGAGGGATAATTCCAGAAGACCTCAGACTTCAGAGTTTAGCAGTGTGGGGGAAAACTCACAACGGGCAGGTACAAGTAGAGGACGAGGTAAAGGTGGTCGAGGTAGCGGGAATCTTTCTATGACGTCAACCGGACAAAGTAGTCAGCCTCAACCACAAGCCAGGGTGTATGCAATCACAAAAGAACAAGCTCTTATGACACCCAAGGTTATCACTGGTTCCTCTTCTATTTGCGATTTTAGTGCACATGTATTGATTGATCCAGGATCtacttgttcatttatatcacGTGATTTTGCATCTCATGTACATGCTAAAATAGAACCATTTGGACATGATTTACATGTGTCTATGCCTGCTGGTGGGTTTGTATTAGTGAATACGATGGTGAGATCTTGTCCAGTAGTGGTGGAGGGTGTTACTTTATATGCAGATTTGGTTGTAATAGACCTTAGGGAATTTGATATCATTCTGGGGATGGACTGGTTAGCTAGTAATCATGCTCTAGTGGATTGTCAAACAAAAGACGTGATGGTTGAAGTCAATGGGCAGATGAAGACGGTTATAGTGGGGGAAAGAAAAGTGATACCTAACTGCTTAATTTCTGCTGTGACCgcttttaatctaattaaagaaGG CTTATGCTTCGAGGCAGTTGAGGCCACACGAGATGAACTATCTGACCCATGA